CGGTGGGTGGCCATCGCCACGTCGATCACCGGCAGCGACGAGGTCGTGGTGGCGAGCACCACGCCCGGCTTGCAGATCTCGTCGAGGCTCGCGAAGAGCGCCTTCTTCACGCTCAACTCCTCGACCACCGCCTCGACGACCAGGTCGACGTCGGCGAGGTGGTCGAGCGCGGCCGACCAGCTGATCCGGCCGAGCGCGGCGTCCCGGTCGGCTTCGGCGAGCTTGCCGCGCACCACGCCCTTGTTCAGCGAGGTCTTCACCGCCTCGCAGACCTTCGCGGACTTCTCCATGCCACGGGTCACCGAGACGACCTCGTAGCCGGCCTTCGCGAAGACCTCGATGATCCCGGTGGCCATCGTCCCGGAGCCCACCACGCCGACCTTGGTGATGGCTCGCGCACCGTCGGCGACCGCCGCCTCCGTGGCCACCGGCGTCGCCTCATCCGGTACGACCACCGGCGAGCCGGGCCGCTCGTAGGTGTAGAAACCCCGACCGGACTTCCGGCCGAGCAGCCCCGCCGTCACCATCTGCTTCAGCAGCGGCACCGGGGCGTGCCGGCGGTCCCGCCCGCCGCGCCGGTACATGGTGTCGAGGATTTCGTACGCGGTGTCCAGGCCGATCAGGTCCATCAGCGCCAGCGGGCCCATCGGCAGGCCGCAGCCGAGCTTCATGGCGGCGTCGATGTCCTCCCGGGTCGCGTAGTGCGACTCGAACATGCTGACGGCGTGGTTGAGGTAGCCGAAGAGCAGCGCGTTGGCGATGAAGCCGGCCCGGTCGTTGATGGTGACGTCGACCTTGCCGAGCCGGGCGCAGAGCGCCTCCACGTCGGCGACCACCTCGGGCGAGGTGACGACCGTGCGGACCACCTCGACCAACTTCATCACCGGCGCCGGGTTGAAGAAGTGGATGCCGATCACCTGGTTGGGCCGGGTGGTGGCCACCGAGATCTCGGTGACGCTCAGCGACGAGGTGTTGGTGGCGAGAATGGTCTCCGGCCGGCAGACCCGGTCCAGCTCCGCGAAGATCCGCTGCTTGAGGTCCAGGTGCTCGGGCACCGCCTCGATGACCAGGTCGACGGAGTGCAGCGCGTCCAGCCCGACCGCGAAGTGCACCCGCTCGTGCAGGGCGTCGCGGTCCGCCGCGGCGAGCTTGCCCTTGGCCACCGCCCGGTCGGTGGAGCCGGTGAGGGTGGCCCGACCACGTTCCAGCGCCGGCTCGGAGATCTCGACCGCCAGCACATCGATGCCGTTGCGGGCGAAGACCTCGACGATGCCTGCACCCATGGTGCCCAGCCCCACCACGCCCACGGTGCTGAACTCGCGCGCCATGACCAGCCTCCCCAGAGACTCCGCACGACCACTGAACGGCCGCTAAGGTTATGCGCGCGAGTCTGCCACGTGACGCTGGGTTGTCGAGGCGCCGTGGCATATTTCACCCACGGCTGCGCCCCGTGACCCGGGCCCGCCTCTAGGCGGCGGGCACGGTGGTGAGGGCCAGCAGCTCCGCGACGAACTCCGCCGGGCGCTCCAGGTGCGGGCTGTGACCACAGCCGGGCAGCACCACCTCGTGGTACGCACCGCCGGCCGCCGCGTACCGCTCCAGCACCGCCCGGGTCTGGCCGACCATCGGCTGCGGCGGGCAGGCCTCCTCGCCGGGCCAGCCGGGCACGAGACCCAGCGAACCCAGGTACGCCAGGTCGAACAGCGAGGTGTCCGAGACGATGACGTCGGCGTCGCCGCGTACCCAGGTGATCGAGGGTTTGTCGGCGACGGCCACCAACTCGTCGGCGAGCCGGAACCAGGTCGGCGCGAGCGCGTTGAGCACGCCGCGCTCCCCCGGCGCGGTGCCCGGCCAGTTATCCGAGGGCACCGCCGTTCCGGGGTAGTTGTCGTCCCCGGTGGCGGTGGAGAGCACGGTGTCCAGCAGCAGTTCCTCGTCCGTGCCCAGCGAGGCCGGATCG
The window above is part of the Micromonospora sp. LH3U1 genome. Proteins encoded here:
- a CDS encoding 3-hydroxyacyl-CoA dehydrogenase family protein; its protein translation is MAREFSTVGVVGLGTMGAGIVEVFARNGIDVLAVEISEPALERGRATLTGSTDRAVAKGKLAAADRDALHERVHFAVGLDALHSVDLVIEAVPEHLDLKQRIFAELDRVCRPETILATNTSSLSVTEISVATTRPNQVIGIHFFNPAPVMKLVEVVRTVVTSPEVVADVEALCARLGKVDVTINDRAGFIANALLFGYLNHAVSMFESHYATREDIDAAMKLGCGLPMGPLALMDLIGLDTAYEILDTMYRRGGRDRRHAPVPLLKQMVTAGLLGRKSGRGFYTYERPGSPVVVPDEATPVATEAAVADGARAITKVGVVGSGTMATGIIEVFAKAGYEVVSVTRGMEKSAKVCEAVKTSLNKGVVRGKLAEADRDAALGRISWSAALDHLADVDLVVEAVVEELSVKKALFASLDEICKPGVVLATTTSSLPVIDVAMATHRPADVVGLHFFNPAPIMPLVEVVRTIRTSPEATATARAVCATLGKTGVVCGDRSGFIVNALLFPYLNDAVKMLEASYSTADDIDHAMKLGCGYPMGPFELLDVVGLDVSLAIQRELYLELREPGFAPAPLLEHLVTAGYLGRKTRRGFRDHSHR